In Wolinella succinogenes DSM 1740, a single genomic region encodes these proteins:
- a CDS encoding lysophospholipid acyltransferase family protein, whose protein sequence is MIDLESALKGAYPKFFASYPRFFTGAFVSLFKKLFYQDRLNEFIAKNSHLEGVSFANAVLEHFNFRYHVDNEGLQNIPESGKVVFISNHPLGALDSLSLISLIGSVRPDVKILANELLFKIEPLKNTLLPIDNVTNKSAKESVKLIMQSLKNEEAIIIFPAGEVSRIRPSGIKDVKWKEGFLRFAKKAQAPILPLYIHGRNSWLFYAISMIYKPLAALLLAYEMFNKRDKSIRIKVGEMIPYENLILPEIKAKNELNLLKKHLYAIGKGKKGVFNTQKCLIRAQDRLEVEKELHRSLRLGKTRDSKSIYLADCKSETPLLREIGRLRELSFRKVGEGTGKRLDIDSFDFHYRHLVLWDEKEREIVGAYRVGESDYLKTLPQRERFYTETLFDYQEGSGYLFDQSIELGRSFVQPKFWGTRALDYLWFGIGAYLREYPNTRYLFGPVSLSASYPRVAREMIIFFYKRYFGCPRGLVLSKNRYLLTRQEESEYEAMFSGGSYEEDFKILKENLSHFNLSIPTLYKQYSELCEEGGVKFFDFGVDPDFENCIDGFIVIEVSKIKESKKKRYIYGESAPEEAKA, encoded by the coding sequence ATGATCGATCTTGAGAGTGCCCTCAAAGGGGCTTATCCTAAATTTTTCGCTAGTTACCCTCGATTCTTCACGGGAGCCTTCGTTTCACTTTTTAAGAAGCTTTTTTATCAAGATCGCCTCAATGAATTCATCGCCAAAAATTCGCACCTCGAAGGGGTGAGCTTCGCCAATGCGGTACTAGAGCACTTCAATTTCCGCTACCATGTGGACAATGAAGGCCTCCAAAACATCCCCGAGAGTGGCAAAGTGGTCTTTATATCCAACCATCCCCTTGGAGCACTTGATTCTCTTTCACTCATCAGCCTCATTGGGAGCGTGCGCCCCGATGTGAAAATCTTGGCCAATGAACTCCTCTTTAAAATTGAGCCACTTAAAAACACGCTTCTCCCCATTGACAATGTCACCAACAAAAGCGCCAAAGAATCGGTGAAGCTGATCATGCAATCCCTCAAAAACGAAGAGGCGATCATCATCTTTCCTGCAGGCGAAGTCTCTAGGATTCGCCCCTCAGGAATCAAGGATGTAAAATGGAAAGAGGGTTTCTTGCGATTTGCCAAAAAGGCTCAAGCCCCCATTCTTCCTCTCTACATCCACGGGCGCAACTCTTGGCTCTTCTACGCCATCTCCATGATCTACAAACCCTTAGCGGCGCTTCTTTTGGCCTATGAGATGTTTAACAAACGGGACAAAAGCATCCGAATCAAAGTGGGCGAGATGATTCCCTACGAAAACCTCATCCTCCCTGAGATCAAAGCCAAAAATGAGCTCAACCTCCTCAAAAAGCACCTCTATGCCATTGGCAAAGGCAAAAAGGGGGTCTTCAACACCCAAAAATGTCTCATCCGCGCCCAAGACCGCCTTGAGGTGGAAAAAGAGCTCCATCGCTCGCTGCGCCTTGGAAAAACACGCGATTCTAAGAGCATCTATTTAGCCGACTGCAAGAGTGAAACCCCTCTACTTCGAGAGATTGGGCGCTTAAGAGAGCTCTCTTTCCGCAAAGTCGGAGAGGGAACGGGCAAGCGGCTTGATATCGATTCGTTTGATTTTCACTACCGTCATCTCGTTCTTTGGGATGAGAAAGAGCGTGAGATTGTGGGGGCTTATCGCGTGGGCGAGAGCGACTATCTCAAAACCCTCCCCCAAAGAGAGCGCTTCTACACCGAGACACTTTTTGATTATCAAGAGGGTTCGGGCTACCTTTTTGATCAATCTATTGAGCTTGGAAGAAGCTTTGTGCAACCAAAATTTTGGGGAACTCGCGCCCTAGATTATCTTTGGTTTGGAATTGGAGCCTATTTGAGAGAGTATCCCAACACTCGCTATCTCTTTGGCCCCGTGAGTCTGAGCGCAAGCTATCCAAGGGTCGCTAGAGAGATGATTATCTTTTTTTATAAGCGCTATTTTGGTTGCCCACGAGGACTCGTCCTCTCCAAGAATCGCTATCTTCTCACCCGGCAAGAGGAGAGCGAATATGAGGCGATGTTTAGCGGAGGGAGCTATGAGGAGGATTTCAAAATCCTCAAGGAGAATCTCTCCCACTTCAATCTCTCCATCCCCACGCTCTACAAGCAATATAGTGAACTATGCGAAGAGGGCGGGGTGAAATTTTTTGACTTTGGGGTGGATCCTGACTTTGAAAATTGCATCGATGGCTTCATTGTGATTGAGGTGTCCAAGATCAAAGAGAGCAAAAAAAAGCGATACATTTACGGAGAATCAGCCCCTGAAGAGGCTAAAGCCTAG
- a CDS encoding pseudouridine synthase, protein MRLNQYISHHSKYSRREADELIKAGRVNIEKRKIENLATQVKEDERVFIDGKFLKEKSEENYTVIVYHKPKGELVTKSDDRGRKTIYDSLPSGFKHFIPVGRLDFASEGLLLLTDSPKVAKALMESELERVYHLKIDKRVSPEMIKAMEEGLVLEDASAGGHEKSEIKSMSFSPFAGFEVAKDSPTHSKIKVAIKEGKNRELRRFFAHFGAKVLDLKRVSYGWVSLNALPDGKNRYLNRSEYNKLHAFMKELQKSEEKEKKPRKASYRSATKSDSARAPRKKG, encoded by the coding sequence ATGCGACTCAACCAATACATCTCCCACCACTCTAAGTACTCTCGCCGTGAGGCCGATGAGCTGATCAAGGCGGGGCGCGTCAATATCGAAAAGCGAAAGATCGAGAATCTCGCTACACAAGTCAAAGAGGACGAGCGTGTCTTTATCGATGGCAAATTCCTCAAAGAGAAGAGCGAGGAGAATTACACGGTGATTGTCTATCACAAGCCCAAAGGAGAGCTAGTGACCAAGAGCGACGATCGAGGGCGAAAGACGATCTATGATTCTCTACCCAGTGGATTTAAACATTTCATTCCTGTAGGGAGGCTCGATTTTGCTAGTGAAGGATTGCTCTTGCTCACCGATTCTCCAAAAGTCGCCAAGGCGCTCATGGAGAGTGAATTAGAGCGCGTCTATCACCTCAAGATCGACAAGCGCGTGAGCCCTGAGATGATCAAAGCGATGGAAGAGGGGCTGGTTTTGGAGGATGCGAGTGCGGGGGGGCATGAGAAGAGTGAGATTAAAAGCATGAGTTTTTCACCTTTTGCAGGCTTTGAGGTCGCCAAAGATAGCCCAACTCACTCCAAGATCAAGGTGGCTATCAAAGAGGGGAAGAATCGGGAGCTTCGCCGATTCTTTGCCCATTTTGGAGCCAAGGTGCTTGATTTGAAGCGAGTGAGCTATGGGTGGGTCTCGCTCAATGCGCTGCCTGATGGGAAAAATCGCTATCTCAATCGCAGCGAATACAACAAGCTTCACGCATTCATGAAAGAGCTTCAAAAGAGCGAAGAAAAAGAGAAAAAACCTAGAAAGGCAAGCTATAGAAGCGCTACAAAAAGCGATTCTGCGCGAGCTCCAAGAAAAAAAGGGTAA
- a CDS encoding ABC transporter ATP-binding protein: MPNSLDIKTLLSLLRPHRRSILAGYLVALLALALSIPTPLFVPLLVDEVILGQKGWLTNLLSPLYADAPILFYVGMVLLIVTFLRLAYFGLHIWQYKIFTHLSKEVTLKLREKVLEKLQRSSIFEFERLGGGNISSRLINDLETIDSFIAITSGRFLLALLSLLGIGVVLLFIHVWLGLFILLLNPLVVLASRRIGQRVGLIKKEENRAIESFQAQIEEVFLLLAPIRVNNLSERFFGKIKEEAHRVRQVGEEYAWKSEAAARFSGTVFLVGYEIFRAASILMVAYSDLSIGLMLAVFGYLWFMMTPIQELISTQYAYYNAKASLGRINELLDLPEESTRLEAKASFPLSPLHLEVKNLSFAFPDSPLLFEGLSMEIKPKEKVALIGASGSGKSTLAHLLVGLCSPLKGEILYNGKNTQELGFEAIRERVFLLLQEPRLFNDTLHFNLTLGKECPQEEIQKAIEIAQLSPFIASLKEGLETPLGRLGARLSGGQRQRVMIARMILAKPQFVIFDESTSALDLETEERLHDLLLEHLRDTTALIIAHRPTTIKKANRIYQLKEGSLREF; this comes from the coding sequence ATGCCCAACTCTCTTGATATAAAAACTCTTCTCTCGCTCCTAAGGCCCCATCGCCGCTCAATTTTGGCGGGCTATTTGGTGGCTCTGCTTGCGCTTGCGCTCTCCATTCCCACGCCCCTTTTTGTCCCCCTCTTGGTGGATGAGGTGATTTTGGGACAAAAAGGATGGCTTACAAATCTTCTCTCTCCACTCTACGCCGATGCGCCGATTCTCTTTTATGTGGGGATGGTGCTTTTGATCGTCACCTTTTTGCGCCTTGCCTATTTCGGTCTTCATATTTGGCAATACAAGATCTTCACCCACCTCTCCAAAGAGGTGACCTTAAAGCTTCGAGAAAAAGTGCTAGAGAAGCTCCAGAGAAGCTCTATTTTTGAGTTTGAGCGCCTTGGAGGAGGGAATATCTCCTCGCGCCTCATTAATGACCTAGAGACGATTGATAGCTTCATTGCTATCACTAGCGGTCGATTCCTGCTCGCGCTACTCTCTCTCTTGGGTATTGGCGTGGTGCTCCTTTTTATTCATGTTTGGCTGGGGCTCTTTATCCTGCTCCTTAACCCCCTAGTGGTGCTGGCGAGTCGACGCATCGGGCAGAGGGTGGGGCTCATCAAAAAAGAAGAGAATCGCGCCATCGAGTCATTTCAGGCACAGATTGAAGAGGTATTCCTCCTGCTCGCCCCTATTCGCGTGAACAACCTGAGTGAGCGATTCTTTGGAAAGATCAAAGAGGAGGCGCATCGAGTTCGCCAAGTCGGAGAGGAGTATGCATGGAAGAGCGAAGCGGCGGCTCGATTCTCAGGAACGGTCTTTTTAGTGGGGTATGAGATTTTTCGTGCGGCTAGCATTCTCATGGTTGCCTACTCCGACCTCTCTATCGGCCTTATGTTGGCCGTCTTTGGCTATCTTTGGTTTATGATGACCCCCATCCAAGAGCTCATCTCCACCCAATACGCCTACTACAACGCCAAAGCCTCGCTGGGAAGAATCAACGAGCTTTTGGATCTCCCCGAAGAGAGCACGCGCTTGGAGGCTAAAGCCTCCTTCCCCCTCTCGCCCCTCCATCTGGAGGTGAAGAATCTCTCCTTTGCCTTTCCCGACTCACCTCTCCTCTTTGAGGGGCTGAGCATGGAGATTAAACCCAAAGAGAAGGTCGCTCTTATTGGAGCTTCTGGTTCAGGCAAGAGCACACTGGCTCATCTTTTGGTGGGGCTCTGCTCACCGCTTAAGGGTGAGATTCTCTACAATGGCAAGAACACTCAAGAGCTTGGTTTTGAGGCCATTAGAGAGCGGGTCTTTTTGCTGCTTCAAGAGCCTAGGCTTTTTAATGACACCCTACACTTCAATCTCACTCTAGGCAAGGAGTGCCCCCAAGAGGAGATCCAAAAGGCGATCGAAATCGCCCAGCTTTCCCCTTTTATCGCCTCTCTCAAAGAGGGACTAGAGACGCCTTTAGGTAGGCTTGGAGCGAGGCTCTCAGGCGGTCAGCGCCAAAGAGTGATGATTGCGCGAATGATTCTGGCTAAGCCTCAGTTTGTCATCTTTGATGAATCAACTTCAGCGCTTGATCTAGAGACTGAAGAGCGCCTGCACGATCTGCTCTTAGAACACCTTCGTGACACCACGGCACTCATCATCGCCCACCGACCCACTACGATCAAAAAAGCGAATCGAATCTACCAGCTCAAAGAGGGGAGTCTGCGGGAATTTTGA
- a CDS encoding PAS domain S-box protein: protein MFRVKGINILCMEDDPLVLSSVARHLRKRGYDTFEANSGSEAQRILKERPIDILIADIRMPDMGAFELISRVRAMGLRPKILILTAYEESDYFIEAIRSKVDGFILKPLNFAAMDMHVDALSNEVYHERELKEVSLQRDRVLDSIKEGVLCLNTKGQITYANSQALKLLGGSLEELYGKTPQHYFTLENTEGKGMGELLERVLCGESTLQEGSGTLYKKERFLAHVEFTLSPIIDKGRILGAVAALRDATLKHEKEKELKLLSLLVEQSPGNILLTDIDGKILYVNRGFEELTGFDREEVVGLTPRILKSQYHSMEFYQQMWKMVKEEGRVWIGEMKNHRKNGEDYWVYLTIYPIKDEKGSITHFAGIGKDITDKKAYEEYQRECEVKIESAVLAETAKNLERDRILFEKRRLEDMGNLLKDISHHWRQPLTAISILVQNLKEFEEHEGFDEEEFASTVEKVLSQVEVMSKSLDGFRNFFKSHEAPVCFRVKKIIEEISFMLLGEMQTHQITLEIHEESPLELCGPSAGFKQVLLSLIKNSVESIIKRREQKKIKGKISLHLRQEGEQSLIQIYDNGIGIKEEERAKLFDPYFSTKTEKHGRGMGLYIGRSILRQGFEGEICYESPKEGEEGAIFTIKIPADSPL from the coding sequence ATGTTTAGGGTGAAGGGAATCAATATTCTTTGCATGGAGGATGATCCTTTAGTGTTAAGCAGCGTGGCGCGTCACTTGCGCAAGCGCGGCTATGACACATTTGAGGCCAATAGCGGGAGCGAGGCGCAAAGAATCCTCAAAGAGCGACCCATCGATATTTTAATCGCCGATATTCGTATGCCTGACATGGGGGCTTTTGAGCTTATCTCGCGGGTGAGGGCGATGGGGCTTAGGCCTAAGATTTTGATTCTCACCGCCTATGAAGAGAGCGACTACTTTATTGAGGCCATTCGCTCTAAAGTGGATGGTTTTATCCTCAAGCCCCTCAACTTTGCCGCGATGGATATGCATGTGGATGCACTCTCCAATGAAGTTTATCACGAGCGGGAGCTCAAAGAGGTGAGTTTGCAGAGGGATAGGGTGCTTGATTCGATCAAAGAGGGGGTGTTGTGTCTGAACACCAAAGGTCAGATCACCTATGCCAACTCTCAAGCCTTGAAGCTTTTAGGAGGCTCGCTGGAGGAGCTCTATGGCAAGACACCCCAACACTATTTCACCCTAGAAAACACCGAAGGAAAAGGGATGGGAGAGCTCTTGGAGAGAGTGCTTTGTGGAGAATCGACCCTCCAAGAGGGGAGCGGAACGCTATATAAAAAGGAGCGATTCTTGGCGCATGTGGAGTTCACCCTCTCGCCTATTATCGACAAGGGAAGGATTCTTGGTGCAGTGGCGGCCCTTAGGGATGCGACCCTCAAGCATGAGAAAGAGAAGGAGCTTAAACTGCTCTCCCTTTTAGTGGAGCAATCTCCGGGCAATATTTTGCTCACCGACATTGATGGGAAGATTCTCTATGTCAATCGCGGTTTTGAAGAGCTCACCGGTTTTGACAGAGAGGAGGTGGTCGGGCTCACTCCTAGGATTCTCAAAAGCCAATACCATTCGATGGAGTTTTACCAACAGATGTGGAAGATGGTGAAGGAGGAGGGGCGTGTCTGGATAGGTGAAATGAAGAATCATCGTAAAAACGGTGAAGACTACTGGGTTTACCTCACTATCTATCCCATCAAGGATGAGAAAGGAAGCATCACCCACTTTGCAGGCATTGGCAAGGATATCACCGATAAAAAGGCCTATGAGGAGTATCAGCGAGAGTGCGAGGTGAAAATCGAAAGCGCTGTATTGGCTGAGACGGCCAAGAATCTAGAACGAGATCGCATTCTCTTTGAAAAACGACGCTTAGAGGATATGGGGAATCTTCTCAAGGATATTTCCCACCACTGGCGCCAGCCTCTCACAGCGATCTCGATTTTGGTGCAGAATCTCAAAGAGTTTGAGGAGCATGAGGGGTTTGACGAGGAGGAGTTCGCCAGTACAGTGGAGAAGGTTCTCTCTCAGGTGGAGGTGATGTCCAAGTCGCTGGATGGGTTTCGCAATTTCTTTAAAAGCCATGAAGCCCCCGTCTGCTTTAGGGTGAAAAAGATCATCGAGGAGATCTCTTTCATGCTTTTGGGGGAGATGCAGACCCATCAAATCACGCTGGAGATTCACGAAGAATCGCCCTTGGAACTCTGTGGACCTAGCGCTGGATTTAAGCAGGTGCTCCTAAGTCTCATCAAAAATAGCGTGGAATCGATCATTAAGCGGCGAGAACAGAAAAAGATCAAAGGGAAAATCTCCCTCCATTTACGCCAAGAGGGGGAGCAGAGTCTCATCCAAATCTATGATAATGGGATTGGAATCAAAGAAGAGGAGCGTGCCAAACTTTTTGACCCCTACTTCTCCACCAAGACTGAGAAACATGGTCGTGGAATGGGGCTTTATATTGGGCGCTCTATTTTAAGACAGGGCTTTGAGGGGGAGATATGCTATGAGAGCCCCAAAGAGGGAGAGGAGGGAGCGATCTTTACGATCAAAATTCCCGCAGACTCCCCTCTTTGA
- a CDS encoding translation initiation factor → MRGLENLQIGAKLGEGWSVDTVCKECGELESECRCHAFKERREPKAHKLHFRLEKRQGKSVTCAGEFFLEESEMKEWLKKLKSSLGCGGTYKGGFIELQGEWREKARAFFEKAGFGLKR, encoded by the coding sequence ATGAGGGGATTGGAGAATCTTCAAATTGGAGCCAAGCTTGGCGAGGGGTGGAGCGTGGATACGGTGTGCAAGGAGTGCGGAGAGCTGGAGAGTGAGTGCCGATGCCACGCTTTCAAAGAGAGAAGAGAACCCAAAGCGCACAAGCTCCACTTTCGCCTAGAGAAGCGCCAAGGCAAGAGCGTGACTTGCGCGGGAGAGTTCTTTTTAGAAGAGAGCGAGATGAAAGAGTGGCTCAAAAAGCTTAAGAGCTCGCTAGGGTGTGGTGGCACCTATAAGGGTGGATTTATCGAGCTTCAAGGCGAATGGAGAGAGAAGGCGCGCGCTTTTTTTGAAAAAGCGGGCTTTGGGCTGAAACGCTAA
- the dnaE gene encoding DNA polymerase III subunit alpha yields MSYPYTHLHLHTEYSLLDGANKIKSLAKKVKQLGMSAVSMTDHGNMFGAIDFYTAMKKEGVKPIIGIEAYLHNSDELGDKSTKQRFHLCLYAKNEVGYQNLMYLSSMSFIEGFYYYPRINKKLLREHSEGLVCSSACLQGEVQWHLNTNSERNVKFGAKGYERAKEVALEYREIFGEDFYLEIMRHGIGDQLFIDEPLLRLSLETGIKIIATNDTHYQLQEDAEAHEAFMCIAMNKNFNDPNRLRHSVQEFYLKSPEQMEELFADIPEALLNTQEIVEKCNLELHLGNPTPPTFKFTEDYAKAEGLDFHTDDDYFAYKCREGLKKRLKLVPETRHEEYRERLEREIEIINKMKFPGYMLIVWDFVRAAKDRGIPVGPGRGSAAGSLVAFCLEITDIDPLKYALLFERFLNPERVSMPDIDMDFCQSRRGEILDYVVNKYGRYNVAQVITFGTLQAKGVIRDVARVMGMPYGEADAMAKLIPDELGITLNGKGKEGTPDYKAGAFQKEPKIKELIDSNKEARKVWEFALLLEGLKRNAGTHAAAVVIDSQKELWHKAPLYKPSGDETIATQYSMKYLEDVDLIKFDFLGLKTLTVIRGAMDMIKVRYSKEIDFNALDVNDPAVYETIQSGNTIGLFQVESKGMQDLNKRLKPTTFEDIIAVLALYRPGPMESGMLDDFIDRKHGKAPILYAFPELEPILKPTYGVIVYQEQVMQIVQTIGGFSLGGADLVRRAMGKKIKEEMDRLKGEFANGAEKRGFDRQKSEELFDLIVKFAGYGFNKSHSAAYAMVTFQTTYLKTYYPHEFMASLLTSEQDNTDKVVKYVDEAKRLGIKVLPPDISRSLLEFSVAEIEGEKVILFGLGAIKGAGEIALSKILEERAKAPFENLEDFLGRIDAQKVNKKALESLIKSGSMVGFGYSRRALLEQIEAINEASKESERAKRMAENSLFGDSEEMIVARVEIENFEEYPLKRLLELEKETLGFYVSGHPLDDFRPELAEVNYTLSSQMEQIEDGSAALFIGKVEEVTTKFSKKGNRFGILNILDLHGNIEMMVFERMLEELEKLDKERPIAFKCLINKEGENTRLRVEKIMTFEEARGAKVETKMSVQDVSGALVAVLSSDVEPEVIATLRSAAMAHQGKRELKVLLRGKLQEIVMVTGFHVHTKIKESLGELEWMDEVG; encoded by the coding sequence ATGAGCTATCCCTACACCCACCTTCATCTGCACACCGAATACTCCTTGCTAGATGGAGCCAATAAGATCAAGAGTCTTGCCAAAAAGGTCAAGCAGCTTGGTATGAGTGCCGTCTCGATGACCGACCATGGCAATATGTTTGGGGCGATTGACTTTTACACTGCGATGAAAAAAGAGGGAGTCAAGCCCATCATTGGAATCGAAGCCTATCTTCATAATAGCGATGAATTGGGAGACAAGAGCACCAAACAGCGATTCCATCTCTGCCTCTATGCCAAAAACGAGGTTGGCTACCAAAACCTCATGTATCTGAGCTCCATGAGCTTTATTGAGGGATTCTACTACTATCCGCGAATCAACAAAAAGCTCCTCAGAGAGCATAGCGAGGGGCTTGTCTGCTCTTCGGCGTGCTTGCAAGGAGAGGTGCAGTGGCATCTCAACACCAACAGCGAGCGTAATGTAAAATTTGGCGCCAAGGGGTATGAGCGCGCCAAAGAGGTGGCGTTAGAGTATCGAGAGATTTTTGGCGAGGATTTTTATCTAGAGATCATGCGCCATGGAATTGGCGACCAGCTCTTTATTGATGAGCCCCTTCTTCGCCTGAGCCTAGAGACGGGAATCAAGATCATCGCCACTAACGACACTCACTATCAACTCCAAGAGGATGCTGAGGCGCACGAGGCGTTCATGTGCATCGCGATGAACAAAAACTTCAATGATCCCAATCGCCTTCGTCATAGCGTTCAGGAGTTCTATCTCAAATCGCCCGAGCAGATGGAGGAGCTATTCGCCGATATTCCCGAAGCGCTTTTAAACACCCAAGAGATTGTAGAGAAGTGCAATTTGGAGCTTCATCTTGGCAACCCCACCCCTCCGACTTTTAAATTCACCGAGGATTACGCCAAAGCCGAAGGGCTTGATTTTCACACCGATGATGACTACTTTGCCTATAAGTGTCGTGAGGGATTAAAGAAGCGTTTAAAACTGGTTCCAGAGACTCGACATGAGGAGTATCGGGAGCGGCTAGAGCGAGAGATAGAGATCATCAACAAGATGAAATTCCCCGGCTATATGCTCATCGTTTGGGATTTTGTGCGCGCGGCCAAAGATCGTGGAATCCCTGTAGGGCCAGGGAGGGGAAGCGCGGCGGGAAGTTTGGTTGCCTTTTGCCTAGAGATCACGGATATTGATCCGCTCAAATACGCGTTGCTTTTTGAGCGATTCCTCAATCCTGAGCGGGTGAGTATGCCTGATATCGATATGGACTTCTGCCAGAGTCGGCGAGGTGAGATTCTTGACTATGTGGTCAATAAGTATGGTCGCTATAATGTAGCCCAGGTGATCACTTTTGGTACGCTTCAGGCCAAGGGGGTGATTCGTGATGTCGCCCGAGTGATGGGGATGCCCTATGGCGAGGCGGATGCGATGGCCAAACTCATCCCTGATGAGCTAGGAATCACGCTCAATGGCAAGGGCAAAGAGGGGACTCCTGATTATAAGGCGGGGGCATTTCAGAAAGAGCCCAAGATCAAAGAGCTCATCGATTCCAATAAAGAGGCTCGCAAGGTTTGGGAATTTGCGCTTCTTTTGGAGGGGCTCAAGCGAAACGCTGGAACCCATGCCGCAGCGGTGGTGATTGACAGCCAAAAAGAGCTTTGGCACAAAGCCCCCCTCTACAAGCCTAGTGGCGATGAGACGATTGCGACCCAATATTCGATGAAATACCTTGAAGATGTGGATCTTATCAAGTTCGACTTCTTGGGACTTAAGACGCTCACGGTGATTCGAGGGGCGATGGATATGATTAAGGTGCGCTATTCCAAAGAGATTGATTTTAACGCGCTGGATGTGAACGATCCAGCGGTCTATGAGACGATCCAGAGCGGTAACACCATCGGCCTCTTTCAAGTGGAATCCAAGGGGATGCAAGATCTCAACAAACGCCTCAAGCCCACCACCTTTGAAGATATCATCGCGGTGCTCGCGCTCTATCGGCCTGGTCCGATGGAATCGGGGATGTTGGATGACTTTATTGACCGAAAGCATGGCAAAGCCCCGATTCTCTATGCTTTTCCTGAGCTAGAGCCTATCCTCAAGCCCACCTATGGAGTGATTGTCTATCAAGAGCAGGTGATGCAGATCGTTCAGACCATTGGAGGTTTTAGCCTTGGAGGGGCTGACTTGGTGCGGCGAGCGATGGGGAAAAAGATCAAAGAGGAGATGGATCGCCTCAAAGGGGAGTTCGCCAATGGAGCAGAGAAGAGAGGGTTTGATCGCCAAAAATCCGAAGAGCTTTTTGATCTGATTGTCAAATTCGCTGGCTATGGATTCAACAAGTCTCACTCCGCCGCCTATGCGATGGTCACTTTCCAAACCACCTATCTTAAGACCTACTACCCCCACGAATTCATGGCTTCCCTTCTCACCTCCGAGCAGGACAACACGGACAAGGTCGTGAAGTATGTCGATGAAGCCAAGCGTCTAGGGATCAAGGTCCTTCCTCCTGATATTTCGCGATCTCTCCTGGAGTTTAGCGTGGCAGAGATTGAGGGAGAAAAGGTGATTCTCTTTGGGCTTGGAGCGATCAAGGGGGCGGGCGAGATCGCTCTTAGCAAGATTCTAGAGGAGCGCGCCAAAGCCCCTTTTGAGAATCTAGAAGATTTTCTTGGGCGAATCGATGCGCAAAAGGTGAACAAAAAAGCGCTCGAATCGCTCATTAAAAGTGGGAGCATGGTCGGTTTTGGCTACTCAAGGCGTGCGCTTTTGGAGCAGATTGAAGCGATCAATGAAGCCTCCAAGGAATCAGAGCGCGCCAAAAGGATGGCGGAAAATTCACTCTTTGGGGATAGCGAGGAGATGATTGTAGCGCGGGTGGAGATTGAAAATTTTGAAGAGTATCCCCTAAAGCGCCTCTTAGAGCTAGAGAAAGAGACGCTTGGCTTTTATGTCTCAGGCCATCCGCTGGATGATTTTCGCCCTGAGCTTGCCGAGGTGAACTACACGCTCTCCAGCCAGATGGAGCAGATTGAGGATGGGAGTGCAGCGCTCTTTATTGGTAAGGTTGAAGAGGTGACGACCAAATTCAGTAAAAAAGGGAATCGGTTTGGAATCCTAAACATCCTCGATCTGCATGGAAACATCGAAATGATGGTTTTTGAGCGGATGCTAGAGGAGCTTGAAAAGCTGGACAAAGAGCGCCCCATCGCCTTTAAGTGCCTCATCAACAAAGAGGGTGAAAACACCCGTTTGCGTGTGGAGAAGATCATGACCTTTGAAGAGGCGCGTGGGGCAAAAGTCGAGACCAAGATGAGCGTTCAGGATGTCTCAGGTGCGCTTGTGGCGGTTTTGAGTAGCGATGTGGAACCTGAGGTGATCGCGACCCTCCGAAGTGCGGCGATGGCGCATCAGGGCAAGCGCGAGCTGAAGGTGCTTTTGCGCGGCAAACTCCAAGAGATTGTGATGGTGACGGGATTTCATGTGCACACCAAGATCAAAGAGAGTCTTGGAGAGCTAGAGTGGATGGATGAGGTGGGCTAA
- a CDS encoding DUF58 domain-containing protein, translating into MRNHALHRQISLESQELSKRLRYFGDHPSESLGEGGEFAEMAEYEGGDWRRVDAHASAKLNRPMVRRSFAPKAIPVVILFLPSLSLLFGQDRSKLEQAAYLAGILAYSALGRGDRVMMFRGVEPLWPWNRDPWRVETFLEKMLKENLPPLPPPPSILLPVVWRFLREPCLLFLIGDFIEPFIGWKNPPLSESYALIVRDHLEESPPLLPLGAFFDPKGEVVEGAMEVKGRDSFMRLVASEDEKEWERLYQSGIKPIKSYTQDSPLLALQTLFGR; encoded by the coding sequence ATGAGGAATCACGCCCTCCATCGCCAAATCTCTCTGGAGAGCCAAGAGCTCTCCAAGCGACTTCGCTATTTTGGGGATCACCCTTCAGAAAGCTTGGGTGAAGGGGGTGAGTTTGCCGAGATGGCCGAGTATGAAGGGGGAGATTGGCGGCGCGTGGATGCTCATGCTTCTGCTAAGCTCAATCGCCCGATGGTGAGGCGCTCTTTTGCCCCCAAGGCGATTCCTGTGGTGATTCTCTTTTTGCCAAGCCTCTCGCTTCTTTTTGGTCAAGATCGATCCAAGCTAGAGCAAGCCGCCTATCTTGCAGGAATCCTCGCTTATTCGGCTCTTGGGCGTGGAGACAGGGTCATGATGTTTAGAGGGGTGGAGCCTCTTTGGCCTTGGAATCGAGACCCTTGGCGTGTTGAAACCTTCTTGGAGAAGATGCTCAAAGAGAATCTTCCTCCTCTTCCTCCGCCCCCTTCTATACTCCTCCCCGTGGTTTGGCGATTTTTAAGAGAGCCTTGCCTTCTCTTTTTGATCGGGGATTTTATCGAACCTTTTATCGGCTGGAAGAATCCTCCTCTGAGCGAAAGCTACGCCCTCATCGTGCGCGATCATCTCGAAGAATCGCCCCCGCTTTTGCCACTAGGAGCTTTTTTTGATCCCAAAGGAGAAGTGGTGGAGGGAGCGATGGAGGTCAAAGGGCGCGACTCATTCATGAGGTTGGTGGCCAGCGAAGATGAAAAAGAGTGGGAAAGACTCTATCAATCAGGAATCAAGCCCATCAAAAGCTACACACAAGACTCACCCCTGCTTGCCCTGCAGACCCTCTTTGGTCGCTAG